The genomic DNA CCCGGGGCCCGCGGTGGTCGATGCGGGCCGGGTATCATCCGCGTCAGTGCTCATGAGCCGCTTCCACTCCCTCTCCTCTCGCCGATGCGCAGGGTGGACAGTACCGCACCGTTCCGGCCGCCCCCGAGAGGGGTGCAGGCCCCCCGCGAGTGTGCGACACCAGCAGAGGGTTCCGCGCCCACCAGCGCCGATCGTCACCTGATGTTTCTCTCCCAGAGGGCGGGCAGGTCACGGCGCGGCCCGCTGATGCGGGTACGGTCCCCACGACGACGACCACAACGCGCTCCCTCCGACGGCGCCCCTGAGGCGCCCGGGACGGAGCGGCGAGGAGTTCCGCGTGTCCGCTCTGTTCGGCCTGTCCCTCATCGGCGCCTTCTGCCTGCTCGGGATGGTGGTGCGGCGCTGGATCCCCGCCTTCCGCACCAACATGGTCCCCGCCTTCGTGATCGCCGGCTTCCTCGGAGCCATCGCGATGAATGTGGGCCTCTCGGGCGTGTTCGACGGCGTCGACAGCGCACTGTTCGCCGAGCTCACTGCCGTGCTGTTCACGCTGTCGTTCATCTCCATCGGGCTGACCCCGCCGCCGGCGTCCACGAGGACCGATGGCGGGAAGACCCGGAAAGTGCTGCTGCGCGGCGCCTGGGCGATGGGACTGACCTGGACCTTCGTCTTCGCCGTGCAGGCACTGGTGGGGGTGGCCGTGGTCGCGACCACCGGTCGCTTCGGCGGGATGGACGCCATCTACGGATTCATGGTGCCCTTCGCCTTCGCCCAGGGCCCCGGGCAGGCCGTCACCTTCGCGGGGATCTTCGAGCAGCAGGGCTGGGCCGGCGCGGTGGACGTCGGCCTCGCGTTCGCCTCCGCCGGCTTCGCCGCCGCCTTCCTGGTCGGCGTGCCGCTGGCCAAATGGGGCATGAGCAAGGGCCTTGCCACCCACTCGATGGGCATCTCCGACTCCGTGAGCAAGGGCTACTTCCGCGAGGAGGAGGAGACGGAGTCCATGGGCACCGAGACCACTTTCTCGGGCAACATCGACACCCTCACGTTCCACGCCGCGATGATGGGCGTGGCCTACGTGCTCGCGCACGGCCTGGCCTGGATCTTCGGCCATCTCCCCGGGTTCATCGGCGACACCATCAGCGGCATGATGTTCATGAACGGCCTGCTCGCTGCCTACTTCCTGCGCTGGGTGCTGCGGAAGATCAAGGTCGAGCACCTGCTGGACCGCCAGATGCAGGCCAAGATCACCGGTCTCACCACCGACTACGTCGTGGTCGCCTCCTTCATGGCCGTGCAGGCCGCTGTCGTCGCGGCCTGGCTGGTGCCGATCCTGGTCACCGTCGTGCTGGTCACCGCGATCACCGTCGCACTGGTGTTCGCGATCGGGCAGCGCTACGGCAGCGACCACGACTTCGAGCGCACCATGGGCATGTACGGCACGCTGACCGGCACCACCCCGACCGGGCTCGCACTGGTGAGGATCCTCGATCCGCGCATGCGCACCACCACCATGGCGGAGATGGGGCTGATGAACCTGCCCGAGATGCTCTACATCCCCGCCATGCTCACGATCTCCGCCGCCTTCGCGGGCGAGGTGGGGGTCCTGGGTGCCTTCGGCATCATGGCGGCGCTGACTGCTGCGTACTTCGTGATCATGCTGATCACCCGCTGCTTCGGGAGGCGGACCTGGACGCTGGGAGGCACCGTCGCCGAGCCCACCGAGAGCATCCCCACCCCGGCGACGACCGCGGCGGAGTGACCGCCGGGTCACGCGCCCTCCGGGCTCCCGCAGCTCGTGTCCCGAGCCGACCGACGAACCCAACCTCCTGCACCGACTCGACGAAGGAACCCCACCGTGGAGAGGCTCTACCATTCCGGCCGCATCCTGACGATGGCCGACCAGGACGACGCCCCTGAAGCCGTGCTCGTCCGGGACGGGCTCATCGCGTTCGTCGGCGACCTCGAGCCGGCACGTGCGCAGCTCGCGGCCGACGCCGCGGAGGTGGACCTGGCCGGCCGCACCCTCATGCCCTCGTTCATCGACTCCCACGGGCACCTGCTGCAGCACGGGGCGCTCATGGCGCTGGTCGACCTCGAGCACGCCACCTCGATCGCCGAGATCATCGTCGCCTTCCGTGAACGCCTCGCCCAGCGCGACCCGAGGGATGCCTCCCCGCTGATCGGGGCGAAGTACGACCCGAACCTACTGGCCGAGGGCCGTCACCCCACCCGCTACGACCTCGATGAGATCTCCCCCGAGATCCCGGTGTTCGCGCTGCACCGCAGCATGCACGTCGCGGTCGGGAACTCCGTGCTGGTCGAGGGTGCGGGACTCACCGCAGCGACTCCCGATCCCGAAGGCGGGCGTTTCGGTCGCACGGCCGATGGGACCCCGGACGGTTACGTCGAGGAGCATCCGGCCATGGCCGCGTTCATGCCCGTCCTGGATCCCGAGGGGGTCGGCGGCCTGCTTCCCGGCGGCGCGGCCGACCCCACGCGGGCGGTGCAGCTGGCGGCGGAGGACTACCTGCGCCACGGCATCACCACCGCCCAGGAGGGCGCGGCCGACCCCACCACCGTGGACGGCCTGGTGGCAGCCGCCCGGGCCGGAGACGTCGCGCTCGACGTGGTGGTCTATCCCCTCGTCCAGACCGGCACCAGCGTCTACGACGCCCATCCCGACTTCGCCGGCGACTACGTCGGCCGGTTGCGGCTGGGCGGCTACAAGATGATCCTCGACGGGTCACCTCAGGCCCGGTCGGCCTGGATGAGCGAGCCGTATGCGCCGGTCGTGGGCGACGAGGACCCCGGCTGCGCCTACCCGATCCACACCCCCGAAGAGGTCGAGGAGTTCACGCGCGCGGTCGCCGCCCAGGGACGCCAGCTGATCGTGCACTGCAACGGGGACGCGGCCGCCGAGCTGTGGGTCACCACAACCGAGCGCGTCGGCGCGGAGCACTCCGCGCTGCTCGAGGCGCGGCCGGTGATGATCCATGCCCAGACCGTGCGCGATGATCAGCTCGAGCGCATGGCGCCGCTGGGGATGATCGCCTCGATCTTCTCGGGGCACACCTGGTTCTGGGGCGACGTGCATCTGCGCAACTTCGGACCGGCCCGTGGCCGCCGCGTCTCCCCTGCCCGGTCCGCCCTGGACCGTGGAGTGCGCGTCACCATGCACCAGGATTCCCCCGTCACTCCCCCGGACATGCTCCTGACGATCTGGGCGGCCGTGAACCGCATCAGCCGTGCCGGCCGGCCCGTCGGCCTCGAACAGCGCATCTCCACCTGGGAGGCCCTGCGCGCCGTCACCACCGAGGCCGCCTTCCAGTACGGCGAGGAGGACTCCAAAGGGCTGCTCCGAGAGGGCATGCGTGCGGACCTGGTGATCCTCTCCGCCGACCCGCTGGCCACGGCGCCGCAGGAGCTGCGGGACCTCGAGGTGCTCGCGACCATCAAGGACGGGGAGGTCGTGTACGAGCACTGACCCGCTCAGCGCGGATCAGTCGATGATCACGTCCTCGCCCTTCCGCCGCAGCTCGGCGAGGCCCTCCTGCATCGCCGCCACGCTCTCCGGGCTGTGGCGGGGCCAGTCCTCGAGCTCCCGGACCACCCGGACGGGCTCCCGGGTGCGGTAGGAGCGGGTGGGATTGCCCGGGAACCGCTTGTCGGTGACGTTCGGATCGTCCTCGAGCTCTCCCGTCGGCTCCACCACGTAGATGCGCGGCTCGCCGTCGCCGTGCGCGAGCTGGGCGCCCCAGGCCGCGGCGTGCAGGGTCTCGGTGACGTAGACGTGGCTCAGCGCCGTGTCCTCGCGGTAGTTCGAGGGCCGCTCAGGGGTGAGCAGGTCCCCGGGCCGCAGCACGGCCGTGGTGCCGTGGAGGTGGACCCCCTCGGCGAAGACCTCGAAGGGTGCGGGTTCGGTCATCGCGCTCTCTCTTCCTGTGCCTGCTCTCCGGTGCCTGCCGACCCAGCGTCCCGCTCAGCGGAGCTCGCTGTCCACCGATGTGCCTTCCGCGATCTCGACGGGCTCCTCGTGCCGCAGCGACAGCAACCCGCCGACCACGAAGGTGACGATCACGCCGAGCAGCGGGTACCACTGCCAAGCCACCCACACCTCACCGATCACGTACTTCTCCATCACGAAGAAGAAGGCATTGACCGCGACGGCGAGCACGAAGGCGATGTTCGCGTCGACCGCCCGGGCGCGCTTGTTCACGATGCCGAACACGAACGCGCCGAGCAGCCCGCCGTAGGTGATGCCGGCGACGCCCAGGGCCAGCACCACGATGCTGCCTTCGTCGGACCGGAAGACGGTCGCCGGGGCGATGAACGCCAGGCCCCAGCCGATGGTGGCCCAGCGGCCGATCCGCAGGCCCTGCGCATCCGTCATCGGGGTCCTGCGTAGCTTGCCGACCACGTCGGTGACCGTCGAGGAAGACAGCGCCGACAGCGAGGAGGACAGCGTGGACATCGCGGCGGCGAGGATCCCGGCCAGCAGCAGACCGGACAGCCCCGCGGGCATCGCCTCGACGATGAACAGCGGGAACACCTCGTCGTCCCGGGTCAGACCCAGGTCGGCGGGAGTGGCCTGCTGGTAGTAGCCCCACAGGGCCAGGCCCACGGCCAGGAAGATCGCGAACTGCACCGTCACGATCACCCCGGAGACGAGGATCGCCTTCTGGGCCTCGACCTTCGAGCGGCAGGCCAGCAGGCGCTGGACGACGATCTGGTCCGAGCCGTGGGAGGCCATCGCGTACACCGCACCGCCCAGCAGGGACGCGACGAAGGAGTTCTCCCCGCTGATCGGGTTGTCCGCGAACACGAACATCTGCGTCTTGCCGGCCTCGGCCGCGTCACCCAGCCACCCCATCCCGGTGGTGGAGGCCACCAGGAGGAGCGCGATGATGCCGCCGGCGACGTACAGCAGCATCTGGACCACGTCGACCCAGACCACGGCGGTGATGCCGCCGATGAAGGTGTACAGGATCGTCACCACGGAGAGGATCACGGTGATGGCGAAGTAGCTGAGGTCCACGCCGAGCCCGTCGAGGATGACCTTCAGGGGGATCGCGGCGGCGAGCACGCGGATCCCGTCTGCCAGCAGTCGGGTGACCAGGAAGGTCACGCCGGCTGTGGTCTGGGTGCTGGCGCCGAAGCGTTTGCCGAGGTAGGCGTAGGCGGTGACCATCTCCCCGTCGTAGTAGCGCGGCAGCATGAAGAAGGCGACAACCACGCGCCCGAGGATGTAGCCGAGCCCCAGCTGGAGGTAGGCGAGGTTGCCCAGGTAGCTCATCACCGGGATGCCGATGACGGTCAGGGCGCTGGTCTCGGTCGCGACCACGGACAGGCACACCGCCCACCACGGCAGGTCACGCCCACCCAGGAAGTAGCCTTTCAACCCGGTCTGACGACCGCTCAGCTTCAGCCCGAGCCAGGCGGTGGCGACCAGATAGGCCGCGATCACCAACAGGTCGATGGTCTGCATGTGCGCTCTCCTTCGAGGTCATCGGCAGGCCGGGGGCGGCGCTGCGGCCCGGGCGCGTCGACAGGCGGGAGCAGACGGCAGGGCAGTCGCCCATTGGCGCACAGTCGGGCAGGCGGATCAAGCAGGCTGGCCGGTGGGAGGGTCAGACGGGGCGATCCGCGCGCTCGCGGGCCAGGACATCGAGCAGATAGCGGCCGTAGCCGGACCTCAGCAGCGGTTCGGCGCGCTCACGCAGCTCCTCGTCGCTGAGGAAGCCCATGCGTCAGGCGACCTCCTCGGGGGCACCGACGGACCGTCCCTGGCGCTTCTGGACGGTGCGGATGAAGTCGCCGGACGGGATGCCGGGCGCCCGCAGCGCGGCCCCTGCTGGGCCGGGCTGCGTCAGCCGGCGTCCTCGGCGATCTCGAAGCGGAGCACGGCGGCGATCGCGTCGTGGACCTCGGCATCGACGACGCCCACCTGGGCGTCGATCCGGGCGCTCGCGGCGATCAGCGCGGCCTCGTCGGCCGCCTGCCGCTCGCTCTCCAGCAGCAGCGTCTCCACCGCGCCGCGCTCGATCGCGCCCCGCACCGCGCCGATGCCCTCGACGGCCAGGCGGTGGGCCCGGCCGTGGTCGAAACGCTCGGTGAGCTCCTGGGAGCGCTGCGCGCCGGTCTCGGTGGCGAGCTCGCGCAGGGCGTCGGCCAGGGCCTGCTCGGCGCCGTCGTCCCCGATCCCGCCGGCCTCGATCTCCGTGGTGATCTCGGCCAGCGCCACCGGCAGCTCCTCCCGCAGGGCGGTGCGGCCCTGGACCTCCCCGGCCAGGACCAGCAGGTCCGGGTCCCAGTCCCCGGCGACGGTCTCCAGGTGCTCGGCGACGCCGCGGGCGTTCTGCTTCACCGCCTCGTCGGCCCGGCGCTGGATCTGGTTGTGCGAGAGAGCGCCCTGACGTGGCTTGTGCACCGACTCGTCGGAGGTGGCGCCGATCTCCTGCTCGCCCTGCTCGGCCAGCGTGTGCTGCGCGGCGACCACGACCTGGCGGACCAGGGCGCCCTGCTGGTCGGCGACGGCGACCAGCATTCGCACCGAGCGGAATCGTTCGCGCAGGTACGGCCCGAGCTGGGCCTCGTCGGCGAAGTGGGCGGCGTCCCCGGCTCCGAGAGCTGCGTCCCAGGGGGCGTCGAGCAGCAGCCCGGAGGAGCCGGTGACCAGCACGCGGCCGTCGGCCATGACCTCCCCGATGTCCTCGACCAGGATCGCGTCCTCGAGCGGCTGGAGGTGGGCATCCTCCGCCCCGGCCTCGGTGAGCCGGCGACGAAGCTCCTCCCAGCGCAGCCTGACCTGCTGGGCGGCGTCCTCCGCGGGCGAGCGGCCCTCGAGGTAGACGGTGGCGAACGGACCCTCGGCCTCGGCGATCGTGCGAATGGCGTTCAGTGATGTCGTCGTCGTAATCATGTCCTGAGCGCACCACACCTGCCGCCGTCGACCCAAGGAGCGGCCGTCGACGTGCGTGACCGGCAGCGTGCCCGGCTGCGGGCGAGAGCTGCCCGGCAACGGCGCCCCTCCCCTGGATCCTCCAGCTCACCAGGGACGATGCCGTTCTTCGCCCGGAGGCGGGGACCGGCTCGGCGCATCCATGTGCGGGGCGGGGGCGGGCCGGCCACGTGCCAACCAGTCGGTCACCAGAGCGTCGCCGCGCCGCCTCACGTGCGCGCGAACAGTCCCACGGCGTCCCAGGCCAGCCAGCCGCCCTCGGTCAGCTCGAGCTCGAGGACGTTGCGACCGGCCTGCAGCACCTCTGCCGGGACGGCGACCTCATGGAAGGAGCGCCGCAGCGTCGAGCCCGGCACCGTCGCATCGCCTTCGCGGGAGCCGCGTGTGGCACCGAGGGGAAGCTCGATGTCGGTGAGGTGCTCCTCGTTCGCGCGGACCTGCAGGGTCCCACCGAGACGGGTGGTGTCCACGAGCCACACGGCGAGGTCGTGGTCCTCGACGGGCTCCGTCTCGAGCGTGAGAGTCCATCGGGCCCGATGGGGCGTCCTGCCCGCCCAGGCGTCCTCCGGCCCTGGCAGCAGGTAGGGCCAGGAGGCGCCCGGTGAGTCGGTGCCCTGCGTGTAGTCGATGACGGCGTCGGGGAACTGCTCGGGGATGGTCGCGTACCCGCTCGGGGCATGGAGGAACTCCAGGGTGCGTCCGTCGAACGTCCCGATGGCGGCGACTTCGCGGCCGGTGGCGGTCACCGACGGCTGCGAGGCGGAGGTCTCGGGCGGCGAGGGCTTCCCGCGCCTCCCGGCGTCGGAGACGGCCAGGACCATGTACGTCCAGGTCTCCCCCGCCGGGTCGAGACCAGTGTGGCGGTAGAGCGGGTAGACCGTCTTGGCCAGCAGGTCGGTCTCCTCCGTCGTGCTTGGCGCGCTCTCGCCCGGCACCGCATAGATCCGGTAGTGGTCGATCAGCGGGTCCCACCCCAGGGGCTCCCAGGTCAGGGTCGTCGAGGCGAGGGCGGGCTCGGCGCGCAGGCCGGTCACGGTCTTCGGGCGGGGACTCATGGTGGCTCCTGTCAGGCCTGGATGAGGCCGGGGTCGTCGACGGGGGTGGTGAAGCGTGCCGCTCGCTGCTTCGGGGCGGTGTCATCGGCCTCGATCCAGTCCACGACGTGGAAGCTGGAGACCATCTCCCGGCTGCTCAGGCGTACGTGCACATAGCCGCGTCGACCGTCGTAGAGCCGCACGTACTCGTGCTGGAGCCAGTCCTGCGTGTACTCGTCCGTCTCCGCGCCGTCACCGTCGGAGGCGACCGACGTGCACACCAGCTCGACGCCGATCGTCGCGGAGTCGGGATCCTCGAAGTCCGCGCGCAGCTCGGCGGCGACATGCTTATGGATGTCGCCGGTGAGCACGACCGGATTCGAGGAGGCCGCCATCGACTCCAGCAGGCGCCGCCGCGCCGCCGGGAAGCCGTCCCAC from Brachybacterium sacelli includes the following:
- a CDS encoding polysaccharide lyase family protein, coding for MSPRPKTVTGLRAEPALASTTLTWEPLGWDPLIDHYRIYAVPGESAPSTTEETDLLAKTVYPLYRHTGLDPAGETWTYMVLAVSDAGRRGKPSPPETSASQPSVTATGREVAAIGTFDGRTLEFLHAPSGYATIPEQFPDAVIDYTQGTDSPGASWPYLLPGPEDAWAGRTPHRARWTLTLETEPVEDHDLAVWLVDTTRLGGTLQVRANEEHLTDIELPLGATRGSREGDATVPGSTLRRSFHEVAVPAEVLQAGRNVLELELTEGGWLAWDAVGLFART
- the arr gene encoding NAD(+)--rifampin ADP-ribosyltransferase, whose amino-acid sequence is MTEPAPFEVFAEGVHLHGTTAVLRPGDLLTPERPSNYREDTALSHVYVTETLHAAAWGAQLAHGDGEPRIYVVEPTGELEDDPNVTDKRFPGNPTRSYRTREPVRVVRELEDWPRHSPESVAAMQEGLAELRRKGEDVIID
- a CDS encoding amidohydrolase, producing MERLYHSGRILTMADQDDAPEAVLVRDGLIAFVGDLEPARAQLAADAAEVDLAGRTLMPSFIDSHGHLLQHGALMALVDLEHATSIAEIIVAFRERLAQRDPRDASPLIGAKYDPNLLAEGRHPTRYDLDEISPEIPVFALHRSMHVAVGNSVLVEGAGLTAATPDPEGGRFGRTADGTPDGYVEEHPAMAAFMPVLDPEGVGGLLPGGAADPTRAVQLAAEDYLRHGITTAQEGAADPTTVDGLVAAARAGDVALDVVVYPLVQTGTSVYDAHPDFAGDYVGRLRLGGYKMILDGSPQARSAWMSEPYAPVVGDEDPGCAYPIHTPEEVEEFTRAVAAQGRQLIVHCNGDAAAELWVTTTERVGAEHSALLEARPVMIHAQTVRDDQLERMAPLGMIASIFSGHTWFWGDVHLRNFGPARGRRVSPARSALDRGVRVTMHQDSPVTPPDMLLTIWAAVNRISRAGRPVGLEQRISTWEALRAVTTEAAFQYGEEDSKGLLREGMRADLVILSADPLATAPQELRDLEVLATIKDGEVVYEH
- a CDS encoding sodium:solute symporter, which codes for MQTIDLLVIAAYLVATAWLGLKLSGRQTGLKGYFLGGRDLPWWAVCLSVVATETSALTVIGIPVMSYLGNLAYLQLGLGYILGRVVVAFFMLPRYYDGEMVTAYAYLGKRFGASTQTTAGVTFLVTRLLADGIRVLAAAIPLKVILDGLGVDLSYFAITVILSVVTILYTFIGGITAVVWVDVVQMLLYVAGGIIALLLVASTTGMGWLGDAAEAGKTQMFVFADNPISGENSFVASLLGGAVYAMASHGSDQIVVQRLLACRSKVEAQKAILVSGVIVTVQFAIFLAVGLALWGYYQQATPADLGLTRDDEVFPLFIVEAMPAGLSGLLLAGILAAAMSTLSSSLSALSSSTVTDVVGKLRRTPMTDAQGLRIGRWATIGWGLAFIAPATVFRSDEGSIVVLALGVAGITYGGLLGAFVFGIVNKRARAVDANIAFVLAVAVNAFFFVMEKYVIGEVWVAWQWYPLLGVIVTFVVGGLLSLRHEEPVEIAEGTSVDSELR